The genomic interval TCAAAAGCGTGCGTGTTTATGCTACCGCCAGAAATCCTTTTACTTATACAAAATCAGCTTTGCTTAAAGAATATGATCCTGAGCGGGGTGGATCAGAGGGTGCTCCGATGACCAAGCTTTACACCGTTGGCTTAAACGTTACTTTTTAACTCAAATTAATAGAAATGAAACATTATATATATAAAAGCCTGATTGTCTTTGCAGGGCTGGCTGTAACTTTCTCCTGCAAAAAATCACTTGTAGAAAATAATCCCTCAGGAATTACCGCTGAAAGTGTTTATACCACGCCGGCAGGATTTGAAACGCTTGTTAACGCAGCCTATTCCTATCAGCGCTGGTGGTATGGAAAAGAAGAAGGTCATAGTATTTCTGAGATGGGTACAGATCTTTGGATGAGTGGTGCTGGTGATATCAATACTGATTTAACCCAATATATTAACCTTCAGGGCACAAATGCTGCTATTACTACCGAATGGCAGCAACTGTATGCGGCAGTTAATTTGTGCAATGCAGGAATAAATAAGATCGCAGGAGCAGGGCTGTCGTCCACTGCCAGGCCAATAAGAGAGGCTGAATTAAAGTTTTTGCGTGCATTTTATTACTGGCATATCGTTGAAACCTGGGGAGGGGTTCATTTTTCATTGAATGAAACTCAGGGAGTAATCACCACGGCGAATAAAACACCTGTAGAGACCTTTAATAAGCAAATTATTGAGGACCTGTTATTTGCAGTTGCCAATCTGCCGGTTACCACAGCAGATTATGGGAGAGTGACCAAACCTGCTGCCCAGGCCTTTTTATCAAGAATGTATCTCACACAAAAGAAAAATACAGAGGCCAGGGATATGGCTGTTGCAGTAATTAATGGTGGTTATGGCTTTACATTATTGCCTGCCTACGCTGACCTGTGGAAAATGTCGAATCTCAAAAATAAGGAAGTTGTTTATACCGTTAATTACTCAACAAATCTATCATTGAATGATCTTTTGGATCCGATCCTCAATCCATTAGGCCATAGCAGAGGCAGTAATAGCGGACACATGTTGTATGCGATGAAATACGACGACCAGCCAGGTATGTTGCGTGACCTTGCTAACGGAAGACCTTTTGACCGTTATATGCCTACACGTTTTCTATTGGATCTATATGATGACAATGATTCCAGGTATGAGGGTTCATTTCAAACGGTCTGGTATGCAAACGGTACGACCAGACCAGCAGGGATGAAAATAGGAGATACTGCTATTCTGACTACTAAAAAAGTATTTCCATCCACGGGTAAAATATATAAAGTATTTGATCGCAATGCCGTTTACAATGCAAACGGAACAGTTAAGGATCAATTACATTATGTTTCTCTGAATAAATTTGCAGATCCTGTCAGAACGAGTATCAATGAGGCACAGAGTGCAAGAGATGTCTTTGTGATTCGTTTTGCCGAGTTATATCTGATTGCTGCTGAAGCTGAATTTAATCTGGGGAATCCGGGAGCTGCTGCAACCTACTTAAATGTGATCCGTACCAGAGCGGCTAAATCTGGTAAAGTGGCTGCCATGCAGATTACGCCAGCGCAGGTTAGCTTGGACTTTATATTAGATGAACGGGCAAGGGAGTTTGCCGGTGAGCAAATACGCTGGTTTGATTTGAAAAGAACTGGTAAATTACTGGAAAGGGTCAAAGCATTTAACCCTGATGCGAAAGGTATAACTGACTTTAACCTGATCAGGCCAATTCCCAGAACACAGATTGATGCGGTTACTAATAAAAGTGAATTCACACAGAATCCTGGGTATCAATAATAAATATTGAAGCCAGTGTATTACTTTAAGAGTTGAAATTTGCTCACTCTCCATTGAAGAAACAGAAAGTATTTAACAACAAAGGCGGTGTAACCTTTACCAGGTTACACCGCCTTATTTATTTTAGTATTCCCGTATAAAATCAGGAACAGTTATTACCAGACAGTGTAGCTCCTGCGCCACCCGATGAAGTAACTGCAGCTTTAACACTGGATGAATTCAGCGTTGAAATGCTGTAAGAAGGTGTAAATGCAGTATTACCATTGCCCAGAATATTTCCCGTTACATTAGTAAACGTGTTATTTTTAAGCTGAACAGCTGTAGATTTATTGTCCATTAAATCTACAGGGTTCTTAACGTTTTCAAAAACGTTCGCCTCTGCCAGAATATTTGCTTCAAAACCTGCCTGTATACAGCTCTTGCTTACTGTGCTGCTAAAGTAGTTATTGACCAGGTGCACTTTACCAAACCTTACACGGGGCATTCTTGCTACACAGCCTTCAGCCCACCAGCAACGTACAAATGTAACACGAAGCCGGTTTCTATCAGCAGTAGCACTATCGCTTGAACCGATCAGGCCCGAAAAACGATGATCATCTGAACCACCCGAACCACCTGCTCTTGGCGGTTTTAAATAACCAAACTTGCAATTAGACACTGTAATATAATCAGAGATATTTTTAATATCAAAGTTGCCATCAACGCCGTCTCTGAACTCACAATGGTCAACCCATACATTTGTACTTGCGTCTAATATTGCATTATCCCAGCCGTCAGTATCATAAGCGCCAGGGCCTTCGAAGATCAGGTTCCTGATGATAATATTTGTACATCTTTTAACATTAATAATACCAGAATTAGCTTTGCTTTGATCATTGGAAACCAGTTTTGCTCCGGCAGAACCAAAGATGGTTTTTCCTGTCTGGTCCTGGAAAGAGATTCTTCCGGCATCTGGTATTATAATCGTCCCATTAACTTGTACCACTTTCACATTAACATTTTGTATGGCAGCTTTTAAAGCTGTATAATTAGTGACTACTGTTGGCGTAGCTGTCCCGCCACCTGTAGTCCCTCCGTTTTGTGAGGCCCATCCTTGCACAGTACAAGTAGCTTCAGTTGCCGTTTTCAGCTTTGTTGCATCTAAGTTTTCTGTGCCAGCACCCGGATCTTTACTTTTCTGGCAACCAAAGGAAATAAAGGCAATGCACAAGGCCACAGCCGAAGAGGTGAGGTAGTTTACTCTCGTTTTCATGTTTTTCATATTAGGTTTATAAATGATTAACTATTAAGATAATCACTGAAAAAATGGAAAGAAGTTAAACAGAGAAATAAAAATCCGCAATCGATGCCGGTAACGATTGCGGAGAATAAAAAGGGTACTGACCGGAACTAAATTAGTTCATATTGATCTTCACAACCTTATCCAGTTCGATTGCTGAAACCTCAATAAGCTCAGGGCCAAGTTCTAACGGATAACCATTAACCTTCTTGCCTGTTATAATGACTTTTTTGCCAACAAACTTATTCAGGTTTATCTTTTTGCCCGCCTTTAATGCAAAAATAGTTTCCGGTTCATTCAGCTCAGCAGATAAAGACTCGCCTTTCAGCACATGCGTGCCATACTGGTAAGCAGTCACTCCTTGTTTTTGCAATACACCAGCCCAATAATACGTGGCTTGTTTAGTACGATTGATTTTTGACTTTTGAGGGGCAAACTTCTTTTGAGCAAAAGAAGTCCCGGAAGAAAGGCAGATTAACAGGGCTGCTGATAAGGTAAGTAGATACTTCATATGGATGAAATTGATGGAAGATTAGGTGTGTTTATTGTCCTTAAACGCTAAAGATTATAATTACGCTACAAGATTGACAATTAAAAAACACTAGCAGGAGTAACATTTCTCCGGATATCCAGTCTATTCAATAACAATGAAAATCAAAAACAAATTCCGCTTCTTTTTTGTGCTGATCTTAATGATTGGGTGTCTGATAGATATAGCTAAGGCTCAGGATACTGTCATTAGAGAAATTGATTATGGAATACTTGATTCCTTAAACTCAAACCTGCTGAAGGAAAAAAGAATGGTAGAGATATTTCTTCCCCAGGATTATAAATCGGGCAGCGATCGTAAATATGATGTACTCTATGTGCTGGATGGCGGTAACTGGAATACAGGTTTGATCAAAGACGCCCAACATTTTTTAGAAGGAACTTCTTTTATGCCCTCCACAATTATCGTTAGTGTTTTGGGCATCGACCGCAATAAAGATCTGAGTCCAACTCGTGTTGATGGTTGGGCAACCTCAGGCGGGGCAGATAAATTTCTGGGTTTTCTCAAAAATGAACTTATCCCTTATATTAACAGAAAATATCCTTCAAATGGTGACAATACACTTTGGGGACACTCATTAGGCGGTTTGTTTGTTACTTATGCCTTATTAAATGAACCGCAAACTTTTAAATCGTATATCGCAGTTGATCCGAGTCTTTGGTGGGACAAATGTTATATACAAAAAATTGCATCCAGTAAATTGCCTGGACTAGCAGGTTTAGCGCTCACACTTTTTATAAGTGGCAGAGAAGGCGAAGAAGGTAAAGTAATGAAAATTGATACCATGAATACTATTCTTAAAAAATATGCCCCTGCGGGATTAACCTGGAAAAGTATAGCTTACCCCAATGAAACACATAATTCAATAAGGCTGAAAAGCACCTATGACGGGTTAAAATTCTGCTATGCCGGCTTTAATAATAAAGCACAATTTCGTCCTATGAATGGTATTATACTGAAAGATAAACCTTTTAAAATATGGTTTTTTAATGATACCACAACTGTGCATTATACCCTTGACGGAACAATACCTACAATTTTATCTGATAAAATGCAGCATGAACTGACTTTAAATACTGCGGCAAAGGTCACTACCGAAAATTTTACTGCCAGGGCCCGTTATAATCACACCGTAACAGGAGATTTTGCAGCAGGAAAAATTCTGCCTCCTGTTTCAAAACAGAAAAATGTAAAACCAGGTGGTTTTAATTATGCTTATTACGAAGGTAAATGGGCGAATTGGCCAGACTTTAAAAACTTGAAAAACCCAGTGAAAGCAGGAATTACAAATGGTGATTTTAAGCTGGATAAAATCCAGAAAAAAGACAATATTGCTGTAATTATTGATGGACAACTGGAAAGTAAAGAAGAAGGATACTATATATTTATTTTAGAGAACGGTGAAGAAGCAAACCTATATCTTTGCAATCGCTTATTAATGCGAATAACTGATTCTAATAGCAAATTGTGCACATATATGGTACCACTAACTAAAGGGTTTTATCCGTTTCGTATAGAATCTTTCCATAAAGAGGAAGGTTATAAATTGAAGCTAAGTTATCTTACACCAGGCATTACGCATAAAAAAAATGGTATTCCGATACCATTGGATCTTCAATATGGCCATTAAATGTTCCAGCTAAAAATATAAATCATGATTAAAACCTATTTAATGTATACTGGTGAGGACGGTGATTCTCATTTTAAAATTGGTAGTATAGCTGAAGGGGCGCTTGTTAAAGCCGACCACGTTCTTTTTAAGGAAAGTCCTGCTCATTCTACCTTTGACTGGCATAATGCGCCTATACCACAGTATGTGATCACCCTGTCAGGTATACTCGAATTTACTATGAAAAATGGCGAGACTTTTATCCTTCATCCAGGGGATATTCTGTTAGCTACTGATCATACCGGAACAGGGCACAAATGGAGATTATTGAATGATGAACCCTGGAAACGTGTTTATGCGATCTTTGAGGAAGGTGCAGACACTCATTTTATCCCTGACAACTGATAATTTTATTTGTACATCCGGCTATCATTGGCAGAGAAAATGAAAATCATCTGATCAGCTCTTTCAGAATTTGAACACTGCTGCTCAATTCATCTTTAGTAGAAGAAGCAAAACCAAGTCTTATCCCATTTGCATTAAAATCGGGGTAAATATGTGCCTTCCCATCAGCTAAATATAAACCTTTCTGATGGGCATTTTTAGCCAGTTTTTCCAGGTTAATTGAAGTGTCAAACATGGTCCATACCGACATGCCGCCTTCAGGTAGGGTAAAGTTTACAGCGCCTTTCAACTCTTTATACAGTAAGCCGCAAAAAAAATCTCTCTTTTCCTGATATATAGTTAATGTTTTCCTTAAATAACGTTGTATCGTGCCGTCATTCAATAAATCAGCCATTGCATTGTCCAGCACATGGTCACCTTGTCTATCTAACAATATCCGGACTCCCGCCAGCTGTTCGATGACGTTTTTTGCTGCGACCAGGTACCCCATTCGAAAAGCCGGAGAAAAACTTTTACTGAAAGATCCGCAATAAATGACCATTCCGTTTTCATCTGCACTGGCCAGTGGTAACAGCGGACGGTGTTTAAAATGGAAATCAAAATCATAGTCATCTTCAAAAATGATAAAACCATATTCATTAGCCAGCCTGAGCAGTTCCAATCGCCGGTCAATTCTTAAAGATACTGTTGTAGGATATTGGTGATGGGGTGTCACATATACCATTCTTATTTTTTGTTGCCGACAAACCTTACGAAGTTCATCTACGATCAGGCCATGTTCGTCTACAGGAACGCCGATATGTTTAGCACCTGCGTGCAGAAAATTATGTTCAGCTCTTTTCCATCCGGGAATTTCAGAAACAACTACATCGCCAGGGCTGATCAAAGCATTACAAACCAGGTTAATTCCCATCAAGGTACCTCTTACTGAAAGTATATTGTCAGCGGTTGTTTTCAGTCCTCTTGTTTCATTGAGATAATCGGATAAAGCTTGCCTGTAAGCAGACGGGCCTGCAGGATTTCCATAGCTACCAAATTTATGATACAACCCACTTCTTTCAAGCTGATTCCGGTAAGCCCGGTAAAATTCTTTTAATGGTGAAAATCTGGGGTCAGGATAACCATCATCTAAATGCAGCTCCGTGACAATAGCATCTCCGGAACGCTCTGGATAACTGATGGAAGGTACAGTAAAGCCAGCTATCTTTTGTGGTGCATGAACCAATTCGCTGCCCAGAGCAGCCGGTATATGATCAGCAATATGTTTGGAAACAAAAGTACCACTGCCTGTTGTGCTTTCCAGCCATCCCTGCATTTGCAATTCGGCATAAGCTTTGGAAACTGTGATACGATTGATATTTAGTAAATCAGAAAGATCTCTGGTACTCAGCAGTTTCTGGCCAGACTGAAGCTGACCGTTTTTAATAGATAAAAGTATGGCATCGGCCAGTTGCAGGTATACCGATCTTGGCAATAAAGAATCCAGCGTAATACTTTCAAAAATCTGTCGTAAAAATGGACTATTCATTATCTTTTAATTGGACTATCAAGGTAAGCCAATATACCATTAAGTTTGTACTGTTTAACCGAATAAAATGAAGACTATCACCATAAGTAAAGCTACAATTGAAAATAAAGAAACTGTACAGCTCATCGGCAGGCAAACTTTTCTGGAAACTTTTTCAACAAACAACACTGAACAGGACATGAAAAATTATCTGGAAGAAAGTTTCAGTGATCAGCAAATAAGTTCAGAACTGGCAAATTCAGATTCGCTCTTTTTTATTGCATGGGAAGATGAAAATCCTATAGGATACCTGAAATTAAACATCGGTCAGGCACAGACTGAATTACAGGACAATACAGGACTGGAGATTGAACGTATTTATGTCAAAAAGATTTTTCATGGTAAAAAAGTAGGTCAGCTGCTTTATGACAAAGCATTGGAAATAGCAAAGTTTCAACAGAAAGCCTATATCTGGTTGGGTGTATGGGAGCAAAATCCGCGTGCAATCAGGTTTTACGAAAAGAATGGCTTTATCGCTTTTGACAAACACATCTTCAAAATGGGCACAGATGAACAAACAGATATCATGATGAAAAAGTCATTACAGATCGTTTAATTGCTATTTGATATTCCTTAAATACGTTGCTGAATTCTTCAGTAAACTCATAGTTGCTAAATTCATATTCCTCATTTAACCCGGTGTGAGTTGATAATGTGATTTCACCGTACCTGATTATTGGAATTTGATAATTGTCATTGAATCGTTTATCTGGTGTACCATTTTTATTAACTCTGGCCCATGTTTTATCAATTATTTTTGAGTCGGCAGGAACAGTAGCTGTCTCTGTGAAGCGTACAGCGCGCTGTTGTAAGTTGATTTCGTCAATGCCGATAATTTCAAAATCTGCCGGGTTATGATGTATGATTATAAAACCCGGATAGCAATACAAGTCTGCTCCATTTGCATTTTCGAAATAAAGCGCTTCAATATTTGATCTCAGGCCGGGAACTGACCTGAACGAGCATTTGACCTCCTGTTTATTGACGATGGTACTTGCTGAAGAACGCGCGACTACACGGTCTTGAAAATGTGCGCTTGTAATATCCCAGATTTTATGACTGGTTGCTAATTTCTTAAATGCGTTAACCAGCTTGTCATGCTTTTCTTTCATTTCTGAGTCAAAATCAATATCAAGTTTTACGTAACAATTTTCAATTACTGTCTTGGTCTGATGAATTGCTTCTTTTTGCAGCTCAATATCTGCCGCCAGGTTCTCAGGGATACGCTTAATAAACAGCCCATAAAGAAATATAAAGCTGAGCATACGCTTCAATTTTGAAGTTCCTAAAGTTGTCTGTATGCTTAACAGATCATGCGCTAATTCTTTTTTTTGCTGATGAGCCAGAACGATTACTTCTTTTATACCTTGCCTGTCCTGACTGGTTATTTTATGGATATCTGCACTAAAAATATTGCTGGTGGAGGCAAAAGGTGTTGTATAGGAGTGAGGTATATTTGCTCCTTTAGTACCAATTGAAGTCGATATACCACTTTTGCTTAAGTTTAAATGTATTACAGGAATGATTTTTAAGCGTTTGTGAAAACTCCAGGCCATATTTTTTAGAATTACAGGTTGATTTATTCTTCAAAAATATAAAGCACTAGTTTGATTTTTTTACGGAAAACCATAAAACACAAGACTATTTTTTCAAATACTTTTGCTGCTGTTTAATATGTGTTTTAATCAAAAACCTTAGCTTTACCCCATGAAAACAAGCGAATTAAGAATCGGAAATTACGTTAAAACTTTAGCTGGAAATGATCCGGTAAAAGTAGAATCTATTCATAACAAAGGCATTAATACTCATATTGACACAGAAGAAATCCTTCCTGTCCCGATTACTGAAAACTGGCTGGTTAATCATTTTGGCTTTAAAAATAATGGCCAGGGTTATTATCAGCATCCGGAATTCAACTTTTTTTTATATCACGTTGCAGAAGATGAATATTTCGATTGTTACAAACAAGTACCCGCAAATGACGAAACAGGAGATTTTAAAACAATGCAACATATTCATAAATTACAAAACCTGTTTTTTGAATTGTTTGAGGAAGAATTAACCATTCAGGATTAATTATTTTCCAGGTTTCCAACTTATATTGATTTGCTGATTTCCAGATAGGGGGTATTCAAGATGCCCCTTTGGAGTTACCTTCCCTTTTAAAGGCTTTGTTTCCCCACTAATAGTGACTGTGAAATCCGGTAATCTGGTAGCATCGTCCTTAATGATCATCATTCTGCAATTCAGCCGTTCATCTCCAAGGGTAGAAAAATGTATATTTTTCCCTTTAATAGCTTTGAAACCTGTAGTTGGATAATCTACATAGATCATAAAAGATTCATCTGGTACCCGAAGATAATGTCTTGGTAAAATACCAAAGGCATTTCCTGCACCATAAACCTCCTGACCAACCGTACCAGACTTTTGCCAGCCATCTTGCAGGTCTTCCAGCGCAATCCAAAGCTTAGGGGCAACTTCCCCGATCTTTGGTTTTACCTCCAGCATTTCTTCAGGCAGCATATCAGGATAATAATATGCTGCCCGGTCTACCAGGTAGCGGATATATTCTGCGATTAATAACTTTAGCGACGGAAGGATTTCAACACCCTCCGCATGTTTCAGATAATCATGTAACGCACAAAACACTTCCTGTTCCTCATAAACTGCAGTATATGGTGCATCATTAAGCGGAAACAGTGCAAAGAATTTCGGAAAGTTTCTGCCATAACCATAATTGCAATCCCAAATTTGTGTATTGCGGAATATCCCTGCCAAGCACATATAACTAAGGTTCAGGTAAAGCTCATTCTCAGTGATCTTGTAAAGACGCAATAATGCGCCAGCAGCAAACGCCGTATTATTGGCCTGATAAAACACTTCGAACCCATAACGCTGCAATGTTTTTGCTGCCTTTTCCGCTTCATTTAAAAAGCGTTGTTCTTTGGTCAACTCCCAGGCCTGAAGCATCACATGGGCATAGATCCCGGCTACGTCTTTTTCTCCTCCTTTACCTTCAGCGGTCTCTGCTTTAAGTACCTCCAGCGTATCCATTTTGTAAAAAACCGGCCATTGATAGTTGAAATGATGCGCTACCTTGATTGCAAATTCAAGCGAATCCAGAAAAAGTTTCTCCGCAATCCGATCGCCTTTCAAAGCAAGCCTGGACAAATTAAGCAAAGGATGGTGCAAATACCATGAATCCATCACACCCGGCTGCTTCTGTTCTTCTTCTCCTTCAAGCTTTTCTTCTGCAGAAGGTAACCAGCGCATAATCGAACCTATCTTCTCGTTATAAAACGCAGGTAAGCCATCTTTAATAGTTTGCATGACGTCAAGTTCCGTTTTACTCCATTCCACATAATCCAGTAATGGAAGCAATACTGCAAGCTGCACCATGATTTCTGGTGGAGTACTGTAATCACTCACATAAGCATTGAAATATTTATGTCCCGCTACCTGGCTCCAGCATCCCGGGCTTTCTATCAGGTCTTTTAAACCCTTGTCCAGAATTTCAGGCCAATCCTGATAATTGGTTTCTGGTCTTGGAAGCAGCAGATAAATTCTGGCCAGCAGATCGGGAAATTGTTTGGTCATTTGAAATTCCTCACCAGAAACCTGTTCATCGAAAGCTATAAACGCATCTGAGATAGTCACCTCTTTTCCTGCCTTTAAAGGTTGTTCTGTTGCCGCAGGTAATGCAAAGCCCAGTTCTGGCCAGCTGCCACCAACAACATTTGCACAAGAGGTTAGCGTTTGCTGGCAATAATCGGCAAGGGCGGTTAAATTT from Pedobacter sp. WC2423 carries:
- a CDS encoding RagB/SusD family nutrient uptake outer membrane protein yields the protein MKHYIYKSLIVFAGLAVTFSCKKSLVENNPSGITAESVYTTPAGFETLVNAAYSYQRWWYGKEEGHSISEMGTDLWMSGAGDINTDLTQYINLQGTNAAITTEWQQLYAAVNLCNAGINKIAGAGLSSTARPIREAELKFLRAFYYWHIVETWGGVHFSLNETQGVITTANKTPVETFNKQIIEDLLFAVANLPVTTADYGRVTKPAAQAFLSRMYLTQKKNTEARDMAVAVINGGYGFTLLPAYADLWKMSNLKNKEVVYTVNYSTNLSLNDLLDPILNPLGHSRGSNSGHMLYAMKYDDQPGMLRDLANGRPFDRYMPTRFLLDLYDDNDSRYEGSFQTVWYANGTTRPAGMKIGDTAILTTKKVFPSTGKIYKVFDRNAVYNANGTVKDQLHYVSLNKFADPVRTSINEAQSARDVFVIRFAELYLIAAEAEFNLGNPGAAATYLNVIRTRAAKSGKVAAMQITPAQVSLDFILDERAREFAGEQIRWFDLKRTGKLLERVKAFNPDAKGITDFNLIRPIPRTQIDAVTNKSEFTQNPGYQ
- a CDS encoding polysaccharide lyase family 1 protein, yielding MKTRVNYLTSSAVALCIAFISFGCQKSKDPGAGTENLDATKLKTATEATCTVQGWASQNGGTTGGGTATPTVVTNYTALKAAIQNVNVKVVQVNGTIIIPDAGRISFQDQTGKTIFGSAGAKLVSNDQSKANSGIINVKRCTNIIIRNLIFEGPGAYDTDGWDNAILDASTNVWVDHCEFRDGVDGNFDIKNISDYITVSNCKFGYLKPPRAGGSGGSDDHRFSGLIGSSDSATADRNRLRVTFVRCWWAEGCVARMPRVRFGKVHLVNNYFSSTVSKSCIQAGFEANILAEANVFENVKNPVDLMDNKSTAVQLKNNTFTNVTGNILGNGNTAFTPSYSISTLNSSSVKAAVTSSGGAGATLSGNNCS
- a CDS encoding alpha/beta hydrolase-fold protein codes for the protein MKIKNKFRFFFVLILMIGCLIDIAKAQDTVIREIDYGILDSLNSNLLKEKRMVEIFLPQDYKSGSDRKYDVLYVLDGGNWNTGLIKDAQHFLEGTSFMPSTIIVSVLGIDRNKDLSPTRVDGWATSGGADKFLGFLKNELIPYINRKYPSNGDNTLWGHSLGGLFVTYALLNEPQTFKSYIAVDPSLWWDKCYIQKIASSKLPGLAGLALTLFISGREGEEGKVMKIDTMNTILKKYAPAGLTWKSIAYPNETHNSIRLKSTYDGLKFCYAGFNNKAQFRPMNGIILKDKPFKIWFFNDTTTVHYTLDGTIPTILSDKMQHELTLNTAAKVTTENFTARARYNHTVTGDFAAGKILPPVSKQKNVKPGGFNYAYYEGKWANWPDFKNLKNPVKAGITNGDFKLDKIQKKDNIAVIIDGQLESKEEGYYIFILENGEEANLYLCNRLLMRITDSNSKLCTYMVPLTKGFYPFRIESFHKEEGYKLKLSYLTPGITHKKNGIPIPLDLQYGH
- a CDS encoding PLP-dependent aminotransferase family protein produces the protein MNSPFLRQIFESITLDSLLPRSVYLQLADAILLSIKNGQLQSGQKLLSTRDLSDLLNINRITVSKAYAELQMQGWLESTTGSGTFVSKHIADHIPAALGSELVHAPQKIAGFTVPSISYPERSGDAIVTELHLDDGYPDPRFSPLKEFYRAYRNQLERSGLYHKFGSYGNPAGPSAYRQALSDYLNETRGLKTTADNILSVRGTLMGINLVCNALISPGDVVVSEIPGWKRAEHNFLHAGAKHIGVPVDEHGLIVDELRKVCRQQKIRMVYVTPHHQYPTTVSLRIDRRLELLRLANEYGFIIFEDDYDFDFHFKHRPLLPLASADENGMVIYCGSFSKSFSPAFRMGYLVAAKNVIEQLAGVRILLDRQGDHVLDNAMADLLNDGTIQRYLRKTLTIYQEKRDFFCGLLYKELKGAVNFTLPEGGMSVWTMFDTSINLEKLAKNAHQKGLYLADGKAHIYPDFNANGIRLGFASSTKDELSSSVQILKELIR
- a CDS encoding GNAT family N-acetyltransferase; its protein translation is MKTITISKATIENKETVQLIGRQTFLETFSTNNTEQDMKNYLEESFSDQQISSELANSDSLFFIAWEDENPIGYLKLNIGQAQTELQDNTGLEIERIYVKKIFHGKKVGQLLYDKALEIAKFQQKAYIWLGVWEQNPRAIRFYEKNGFIAFDKHIFKMGTDEQTDIMMKKSLQIV
- a CDS encoding DUF4236 domain-containing protein; the encoded protein is MAWSFHKRLKIIPVIHLNLSKSGISTSIGTKGANIPHSYTTPFASTSNIFSADIHKITSQDRQGIKEVIVLAHQQKKELAHDLLSIQTTLGTSKLKRMLSFIFLYGLFIKRIPENLAADIELQKEAIHQTKTVIENCYVKLDIDFDSEMKEKHDKLVNAFKKLATSHKIWDITSAHFQDRVVARSSASTIVNKQEVKCSFRSVPGLRSNIEALYFENANGADLYCYPGFIIIHHNPADFEIIGIDEINLQQRAVRFTETATVPADSKIIDKTWARVNKNGTPDKRFNDNYQIPIIRYGEITLSTHTGLNEEYEFSNYEFTEEFSNVFKEYQIAIKRSVMTFSS